A window from Engraulis encrasicolus isolate BLACKSEA-1 chromosome 11, IST_EnEncr_1.0, whole genome shotgun sequence encodes these proteins:
- the sigmar1 gene encoding sigma non-opioid intracellular receptor 1, whose protein sequence is MSFTKNILKLIVASGILALTVQYLRYWMVNKQYVFTKEDIANLAKQYAGQDHEQAFAKVVVELRKKYPGHILEDEDLQWVFVNAGGWMGSMCLLHASLTEYVLLFGTAVDTGGHSGRYWAEISDTIISGTFRQWKEGTTKSEMYYPGDTIVHAVGEATSVQWSAGTWMVEYGRGFIPSTLGFALADTIFSTHDFLTLFYTFRVYAKGMLLEAGTLLTEAGVL, encoded by the exons ATGTCTTTcactaaaaacattttaaaactcATCGTGGCAAGTGGAATTTTAGCCTTGACTGTACAGTACTTGCGATACTGGATGGTAAACAAACAGTATGTATTCACCAAAGAAGACATCGCTAACTTGGCTAAACAGTATGCGG GTCAGGATCACGAGCAGGCCTTTGCCAAGGTGGTGGTGGAGCTCCGGAAGAAATACCCTGGCCACATCCTGGAGGATGAAGACCTGCAGTGGGTCTTTGTGAACGCCGGAGGGTGGATGGGCTCCATGTGTCTGCTCCACGCCTCCCTCACCGAGTACGTCCTGCTCTTTGGCACAGCGGTGGACACAGGGGGACACTCAG GGCGCTACTGGGCGGAAATATCAGACACCATCATCTCTGGGACTTTCAGGCAGTGGAAGGAAGGGACGACGAAAAGTGAGATGTATTACCCTG GCGACACGATCGTGCACGCGGTGGGCGAGGCCACGTCGGTGCAGTGGAGCGCGGGCACCTGGATGGTGGAGTACGGCCGGGGCTTCATCCCCTCCACGCTGGGCTTCGCCCTGGCCGACACCATCTTCAGCACCCACGACTTCCTCACGCTCTTCTACACCTTCCGCGTCTACGCCAAGGGCATGCTGCTGGAGGCCGGGACTCTGCTCACAGAAGCTGGGGTGCTCTAA